In Neomonachus schauinslandi chromosome 8, ASM220157v2, whole genome shotgun sequence, the genomic stretch CGTGTACAAATGCATAGCAAATGGGCAACAGCTTGGTTTGTTCAGAGAGTGATGAGTCATTTGGTGTTGTATAATGGATGGGAGAAGATAAACACAGAGATCAGGAAGGGCCGTGGATGCCAAGAAATGAAACCTACCTGGGGTTTGGAGGGATAGAAGCAGCGCTAGGGTTGCATTCACTAAGTAATGGTGAAGTCATTCTTTCACAGATTCAGGGTTTGCGCTGGACCACCCACTGTTCAAGTTCCTGGGGTTAGAGCAGGGCACCAGGCCAGGACCCTGTTCTCACAGAGCTTACATCCTAATGCAGTAGTCAGATGATAAGCTGTTAGGGAGTGGTGTCGGTGATGAACGGAGGCGTGGACAGTCCAGGAGCAGGTGGTGAGGGAACCTGGGAAATGGTGGCTGAGGTAGCCAAGCACACGTTTGGTGCTGAGCACTGACTTAAGCCTGCATCTGTCAACTTGTTCCTGTCAGTGCCAGAAGGACTGAAAGGCATCACGTCCTGTTGCTATGGCACAGTTCTTCCCTTCGAAGGAAATGCCACTTCTTTGGGGTGCGGGGAGTGAAGGGAGCCCAATCCGCAAATACTGATTAATTGGATCcaatgtgaaaattaataaagggaaatctCACTAAAATGGAGTCGGGAGGTTCGGCAGGGGGAGGTCTCACGCTCTACCACTTGTCCTTACCTGCAAATCCAACAGGAAGAGACGGTGGACCTGGTAGGTGAATACCGCTTTATTACCAGACCTGGTAGGTGGATAGGGCTTTATTACCCCAGCGGGAGGAAGAAAGGCTTtcctcttcccccgccccccgcaacagcccagccaatgagaagccaccgTATTTCTAATCCCCAatttactccaatggacttttaTGACAGCCTCCCCCAGCTTCCCGGCTCCTCGATAAAAGAGAATCCACTCCTTAGTTTGggggacttgcctatggttttgccaaCAGCTTGCTTACCCGGCAACTCTGCGATTCCTGAGTAAACCCatttttttgctggtaaaataattggcagttttattttttaaggttaacTGGACCAAGTGGATCGCGGTGCTAGGTAGGGCCACCGGGGCTTGTGGTCCCAGGTTTCTGGGCCCCTGGACGGCACAGCCCGTGACAGCGGGACTGGAGGGGGGGGGACCCAGGCAACCCTGCTGTCAGCTTCCCAGCAGAGGAGCTCTTACGAGGCTCTCCCCTCCTAGAAGCAAGCCCCATCCCGATCTGCTCTCACTGCGGGAGCTCCGGTCGCTTATTCGGGACGGGGAGAAATGCACGTGGCGTCCCAGGCGGGGAAACCTCCCACAGGAGAAAAGGAACCACCCGCCATCCCACCCCAACGCTCGGCTCGCCGTAGGCCACGCCCTTCCCCCCGCTCTGCGCATGCGCATGCGCATGCGCCTCCGCCGTCGCACCGCCGTCTCCGCATCTGCACCTGCAGGGGGCGACGCAAGTCGCGTCGCTTGCTCTTCACGTCACGCTGCGCTTGCGCGTTGTTTCGGGGTCAGAGGCCAGACGGTCGGGCGCTGCGCGGGTCATGGTGCAGCTTCGGCCGCGCGCGTCCCGCATCCCGGAGTCGGCGATGGTGGACGAGGGCCAGCCCGCCtccgaggaggaggaggcggcggagCACAGCCTGTTGCTCGGGCAGCCCAGCAGCGGCGCGGCCGCGGAGCCGCTGGAGGAAGAAGACGGGGAAGGGGACGACGAGTTTGACGACGAGGCCCCGGAGGAGCTGACTTTCGCCAGCGCCCAGGCGGAAGCACGAGAAGAGGAGCGGCGGGTTCGGGAGTCGGTGCGCAGGTTCGGAGCCCGCCGCCGGCCGGGAGAGCCGCCCCTTCCCGTCCCGCGCGTGTCGCCCCTTACTAACTTGTCACTCTTTCAGGGATAAAACGCTcctgaaggagaagaggaagcgACGGGAGGAGCTGTTCATCGAACAAAAGGTtagagggttaaaaaaaataaaaaaaaaaaaggttagaggGTAGGGAGGCGTCTCCCCTTTAAAACACCGGGCCGGGGTAGAGTTCCCCTGTGTGGTGCCacagctggggagcctggggtgggggaaggtcgCTAATACGCCTTCTGACAACAGCGAAAACAAAGGCGCTCGAGCTCTTTGCTGTGCAGCGATTGAAAACGGGAGTGGGAAGAGTCGTGAATTCGAGATTCGGAGGGTTCATCCCACTTGGGACAGCTCACCATGACAGCCTAGTCATTTAGTCTCGCGGAGGTAGTTTCTTTATCCGAAATtgggttgctgtgagaattacgAGAGGTACTTTGTAAACCGAGGGCTGTACTGCATAGAGTATGATTGCTTTGCTGTCTAACGCTTGGTAGATGGGCCACAGAGGGCCACAGAGAACGGACTCCGGGTGGACGGGACTTAATTGCGCTGAGCGTAGAACTGTGACTTTTGGGTTGGGATACAGTGGGCAGCCTTCTCAGTCTTCACCAAGTGCTTCCAGAGAATGTGGAATAGTTTCTGAGTTTCGTGGGCCCAGTCTTCCCACAGCTTAGAGGTCGTGGGGGCAGGGCTCAGCCTAATTCATTCGTCTAGATTTTAGTAAAGCTGTCCTTAAAATCAGAAACTTCAGAAGCAAGTCGGGGCATACTGTCATGCACCTCACTgctgattaatttttaaatgtctttaagaaaagaaaactccttCCAGATAACATTCTAGAGAAGTTAACTACAGCTGGACAGACTAAGTAAGTAGTGGATCTTTGTTACATACACCTGTCTATGAATTACCTACCGGTCCACACATTTATTGAGTCcacataatagaaataataaattaaaaagctacGCAGTAGGTATCTGAATTTGGTGGGAAAGGTGGAGGGAATTAACTCCacttttcagtcttttaccaCTTTTTGTTCATTCCTATAGCTAACTTTAGCTTCTGGGCTGATTGCAGGGTATCAGTCAATAGATGCTTGTGCTCCTGTCCTTATACTGAGGGAGGGTAGATGGTGGTGAGTAAAAGGGTGTCTTGAAACTTAGCATTTAGTGGAGTAGCAGACACGTGTCCACAGGCTCCTGAAGCTCCTCTTGACCCATACTTGCCTTGGCTGCTCCCGCTTCATTCATTTAGCAGCTTTGCCCTCTGTTGATGGTTAAAGGCAAATGTTGTCGTCCTCTTCCCCATCTATCCCGTGAAATCAAACTGTAATTTAGACTTCTAAATATTGGGTAATTTCTTTATGCCCCCCTtcttctaaatgctttattttttttaaataaagatttttatttatttgtcagagaaggagcacaagcagggggagcagcaggcagagggagagcaggctccccgctgagcagggaggcagacgcagggctctgtcccaggaccctgggatcatgacctgagctgaaggcagacgcttaaccgactgagccaccgaggcgtctCTCCTAAATGCTTTAAGTTCAGAAGTTTagtcctgtattttttttacctAGGCCGCTGATTCTTAAATTTTCAGTAAAAGAACTTTTCCAAAGTTAAAATCCTGAATATATTATACATTCAGATGCATTTGGTGGCATATTCCCCCTTCCCTCTTTAGAAACcaagctcaaatgtcacctcttccttCTCTTACTCCCCCCCCCATCCCATCATCACTTTCTCCTTTGTATAGCTTTTCTGTCAAGTGCTTCTGTATGGGAATcttgttgtattttgtcagattACATTTGTCTCTCCATCCTTTTTGTGCCTGAACTGCTGAGTTGATCCCTTATGATTTCTCTAAATAAAAGGATGCCGTCCTACCACCTTTCACTTCGTATTTTGAATACTGTTATGTAATTCACTTTTTTCTTAAGTCTTTCACGTCAGCTCTTAACTACAGCAATCTGTTATTGAAGTTTGCTAATACGCTTTCACAACTTTCTGAGAAGATACTCCATCCTATATACTAGTTTGGGAACTGGTAGCAGTTCCCAACTTTTGCTTTCCAAAGTTGGGACTTTTGCTTTCCAAAACTGATCCTGAGTAAAAACTGAGGTTGGTGGTAATGAAAGGGGGTATCTTACTTATAAAGCCCGATGAAATTGTGTAGTAAGTGGAGTAATCTTTGCTATCTGCCATactaatcagtatttttattgttcttcctTAGCATAAAGAAATCATCAGGAAAGCTGAAAGAAGGTATGATCTATTCTGATTTAAATAACTTCTCGTGTTAAGTGTCAAGTGCATTTGCAGATATTGCAGCCAAATGTTACTGGCCCTGAGAGAGTGTAGCTTGGACCTGTTCTCtatttcttacaaataaaaattgcatCGAAATTGGTATTAGTGCATGTTTAAAGTGAACTCCAGTAAatgtttctgctttatttttacataattactaaattgaaataaaatttttttagctactttgcagaagaaaaaggaagaatatgaAAAAGGAAGTGTTTCTAAGAATGCTAAAGAAAAGGTACAAAAAGTACAGTCTGTCGggtaagagtcttttttttttcccccacatagAATGTAAAGGTGACCGGAGGGGAGTTAAAGTATTGGCTTATGTGGAGAAAGATGTTAATTAGTAGTGGTTTCAGATTAGATCCTCTGTGGGAAAACCAATTCTGATATTTACATAAGAACATTTGCATACTTAAAACATAAATGTTAATCGATTTCTAGTAAAATAGCCCTGTGATTTAGTTTTATTCATCATCTGTGCATATACAAATTTAGGATTTtggttttttcactttttgaagtaagaaaaatgctttttattttcaaagtaaacaCGTTATCAGACTTGCTCATTTTGACCTTTTGTGTTGGTCACCAGCCAGAATAAAAGCTACTTGGCGCTAAGGCTAAAAGATCAAGATCTGAGAGATGCAAGGCAGGAAGCCGCGAAGGCTTTTATACAGAATTCTTTGTATGGTCCAGGAACCAACAGAACTACTGGTAAGTTCTTTACAGACTGTTCTCTCACTTTTTATTGcaaattaaacaaagaaatgataaataattctCTTTTCTAGTAAATAAGTTCCTGTCTCTTGAAAATAAGAGGTTACCAGTGAAAAAGGCTGCAGCCCAGTTTCTGAATAATGCTTGGGGTAAGATCCAGTTTATTCTCTTAGTTTTTTATGTATcgaaaaatgttcttttttaaggAGACAGTAAATACTTAATCATGAAGCATCAATGTTTTGCTTATAATAGCTTCTACATTAGTATGTTAAAGTTGCTTCTGAAAAACAGATCAGCGTGATATGTACGTTCATCTATACAATCTGacttaataaacttaattttaggTATTCATAGAATCTTGAAaacttttgaattatttcttgGGAATTTTATATCTAATACTCTTACTGcacaaaattttctattttaggaacccagaaaaaacaaaatgcaaagaggTTTAAAAGACGGTGGATGGTCAGAAAGATGAAAACTTCTAAGAAGTAAAGCTAAATGAAGAATGAGAACTTGTCTGTACTTGTATGTATAGTACTTAAGTTATGTGGTTTACAGGATTAGTTTTTCTGAAAATCTAATCATTTATAAATGGTTTTGTGAAGGGTCATTGCAAAAATCCTAGATCTTTTGGGGgaaggcccccccccccttcatccttctgGAGTACAATGGTGCCTTGTTGTCTTTGTGGACTACAGTAGAAGAAAACGCAATTTAAaaggaattgtttttctttttacgaGCCTTTATGCATTTAATTGAAAGCGCGTCTCCCACCGGGCGGTGCTGGGTGCGCCGTAGGAGTGGccgggggcgtgggggggggggcgtggagaGGAGAAACAGACACCTAGGGGTTTTCAGCCACAGCTCTCAGATGCCTTCATCTTGCAGATGTTTTGGTGCTTTGGTGAGAGTTTGTTTCATAGAATACAGACTAGGAAAGAAGTAACTGAGAGAGTGTAACATCTAAGTATAATAAAGATTTCTTctgaaagaaaactgaagcctCAGTGTACATACAAAGTTAACAGTCAGCCAAAGGATATGGTTATCTTGGTTATTTTACAGACAAGCCACGTGCCATATTGAGTTTTTACAGAAACCGATTTCCTGTTCTCTGCAGCACCCCCAGTGTCAGGTTTGACCCTAATCCAGGGAGGCCGATACACTGAAGGCAATCTGAGGTTGGGGAACTCAGATTTATAGTAGAAACCATTCATTTTAgttgctctaattttaattagaaGTGTGCAGGTACCTGATATATAAACTCAATTGACACTCTAGTATCTGTAATAGTAAATTTTTAATGGCTGGTTAATTatatcactacatttttattgCAATATAGTACTCATTTAAGCACTTAAAAATGGAAGGTGTACAAAGATTAAATTAAGACACGGTAAATTGActaaatatttggtttttatataaataaaggtCATAACCACACTGTTGACATGTAATACTGTTATAATACAACAGTTAAACTGTGAGTCTACAACAGAAGTCGTCTGTAGGTAAACAGGAAACAAAGTTGAAAAAGACCATGTTAAAACAAAACTACTGGGACTAACAGGTCGGGATTGTAAGTAGCAACAAACGTATTCACTCAGCTCCTGAGTATTTCAAGTTTTACAGTacacattaaaaatgatttcttccaTCAACACTATAAATTCAAACTGTCGGATGTTTATGCGTTTTGCAAGTTACACTGATTGAATGCTTATATGGGAGTGGGGGTCGGAGCATCTCCCGATTTGAAGTTTACATCACCCACATGCTAACACAAACACAACTTGTTCCAtttccttcccccctctcccccaaacaAAGGCGGCAggattttttggtttctttcaggTAATTGTTTTAAAGGATTTGTGATGATCAATTTGAACGTCTGAAATTCAGTAATATTTAACTCTTAGACAACTAAGAGgttaaagatg encodes the following:
- the NOL7 gene encoding nucleolar protein 7; amino-acid sequence: MVQLRPRASRIPESAMVDEGQPASEEEEAAEHSLLLGQPSSGAAAEPLEEEDGEGDDEFDDEAPEELTFASAQAEAREEERRVRESVRRDKTLLKEKRKRREELFIEQKKRKLLPDNILEKLTTAGQTNIKKSSGKLKEATLQKKKEEYEKGSVSKNAKEKVQKVQSVGQNKSYLALRLKDQDLRDARQEAAKAFIQNSLYGPGTNRTTVNKFLSLENKRLPVKKAAAQFLNNAWGTQKKQNAKRFKRRWMVRKMKTSKK